The genome window GATGGCGCAGCCAGTATCCGAAGCCAACGCGCCAAAACAGAATACCGTCAATAGCTCGGGCGCCCTCGGCGCGAAAACCAAGGTGACGCCGCCCGACCCCGCCACCGTTATGTATTTCACCTATGACATCGATGGCAAGGGCGCCACGACTTATGAAGTGACAAATGGCAGCGTCGCCACATATTGGTATGGGCATGCCTTTGAACACGGAGGCAAACAGTATTACACGGGGTTTTCCTGGGATACCGCCGACCGTTATGGCAAACCCGGCGAAGACAACGTCGGCCCCGACACCCAAGCCAACATAGCCGAAGTCACCTTCATCCTGGCAAACGAATCGGCTGAAAAACCTTGGAAGTTCCGCGGCATGGAGCACACCATCGGCATGTTCGGCGCGTATGAAAAGGGGCCTGAAGTCGACACGAATCGCAAGGCGATTGAATATCGCGCCCCTTCCGGAAAGCTCGTGCTCGCGGTGCCGACCATCACCTTTGCAACGGGTTCCAGCATTGAAGGCTACGAGTTGCTGATGTTCAACCCGACGCGCCTGGAAGTCGAAAGCAACGACAACGTCTGGAATTACGTCGGCAATATCATCACCGGCGAAGACAACGCGGCCGCCTGCGATAACGGCGCCGTCATGCCCTGCATCGGGAACTCGGGTGAACTGACTTTCACGCAGGGCAAAGATGACATGCCGCAAGCCACCGTCAAAATGAGCGGCACCACGTCTGCAGGCCCGGACAAAACCCGCAAATTCGGCCCCGCCGACACGCAGACCTACGTCTACGATTCCAAAAGCAAGGCTTACGTCAGCCGTTGAACTTTATTTGGTCTGATGTCTGCGCGGGGACGTCAGACCTTAATCGCGCAGCATTTTGCTTGCCTGCCGTCACTTGCCCAATAATGAGAATAATTGCTATTATCGCGAGTTAGGTCAGCCCTGCTCCGTATCCCGCCCGCTATGTCTCGTCCGCCCATGCCAAAGAAAGGCTGGCTCGCTCACTATCGCGAGTTGTTCGGATCATGGCGGCGCAAGCACTCGCAAGATGGCGAAGACGCGATTCAGGATGCCGTGGTCAATATGCTGGAAAACGGCCTGCGCGGCGTTGATGACCCTCGCGCGTATTTGTCCCGCAGCACAGCCAACGGTCTGATAGACCGTCACCGCCGCCGTTGCGTGCTGGATTTTCGTCCGTTGGACGAATTGGCTGAGGACGAGCATCCCTGCGTGCAAGACGGCCAAACATCAATCTATACGGCAGAGTTGCTGGACGCGCTGATGGCGGCCTTGCAAGAGCTTCCGCTAGTTTGCCAGCAGGTTTATATCCGCCACCGCCTGGAAGGCTGGACTCACGCCGAAATCGCGCTGGATCTCGGCGTGTCGCGCAGCATGGTGGAAAAACACATGAACCGCGCGCTGTTCCACATTCATGAGAGGTTACAAAAGTACTCGCCGTATTGACTGCGGTGATCACCGCGCTCATTCGTCTTCATAGATGAGAGGGTGCGAAAATCCATGTATTTCCTGATGTGCTGCCTGTCATTTGCCAATGACCCTTGAAGATCCGAATTCCTCTGACGATTTGCGCCGGTGTGCCGTGCATTGGCTCACCCGGATACAGTCGGGTGACGCGACGCACGAAGAGGTTGACGCGTGCGCCGCTTGGCGACGCGCCGATCCCGAGCACGACCGGCTATACCGCAGCGTGGAATTCTTCTGGGAAGCGTCCCGACAACTGCCCGAAAAAAAGCTGCGGACAATTCTGGCGCAGGGCGTAGCTGCGCAATCAGCGCCGCTGCACCTATCCCGGCGACGGTTCGGCTTTGGGGTGGCGGGCGCCTGCGTCGCCGCTACCGCTGCCGTCGTGGTCCTGCCGGTGATATTTACCGCGGCGCCCCAATACGAAGCGTCGGTCAATTCGCGCGACCTGGGCAGCCGGAAGACCGTATTGCCGGATGGTTCATCCCTGAACCTGAACGTAGGCACCCAACTGAATGTGGCACTTTACGACCAGCAGCGCGTCGTCGAACTGACATCGGGCGAGGTCTTCTTGTCCGTCCAACCCGATCCGGCGCGCCCTTTCATTGTCAAGGCGGGCGGAACCGTCGTCACCGTGACGGGCACCCGGTTCAACGTCCGGCGCGACGACAGCCAAGTAAAGGTCGCCGTAGAGTCCGGCTCCGTGTCGGTGTCGGCGGGCCGCTGGTGGAATAAAGCCAATCGCAACCTGACTGCCGGCCAATCCGTGAACGTTGGCGCAGACGGCGAGGTCAGCAGCGTCGCGACCGCCAACATCGCGAATGTCACGGCTTGGCGCGAGGGAAAAATCGTCTTCGACAATGCGCCGCTGGAATATGCCGTGTCGGAGATAAACCGCTATTTGCAGCATCCCGCAAAACTGGATGCGCCTCGCTTGCGTGACTACCGCGTGGCAGGCGTTTTCAGCATCAACGATCCGGAATCCATGCTGGCCGCGTTGCCCGCCATCGCCCCAGTCCGGCTGCAACACCAGCCCGACGGCCGCGTCCAGATCCTGCCGCGCTAAACGCGGCACGCCCCCGCCCTTCCCTTCAAGCGCTAGCTGGCGCCATGGCCGCCATTTGCTTTGCGTAGTTACAAAATAGTTCTCGTTTTCATTGGGGTGTTTCCGTGGCCCATCCGTCTTTCTGTATGAGGGGGCATTCTCTGCATGGCGGATAGTGCCTCGGGAGAAACCTTGGCCAAGGGTTATGGCGCATCTGCGTCGATCGTTATCTGATCTGGAAACGGAATACCGTGAAAACCGAAGTACTACGCAACGCCCGCGTTTCGCGCGCACCTTTGGCCGTTGGCGCATTATCGATCTCACTCGCGCTTGCGCTGGGCATCGCGCCGCCGCAAGCCAACGCGCAAAACACTGCCGTCCAAGTCGCCATTCCCGCGCAGCCGCTAGGAAAAGCGCTGCTGCAATTGGGAAGGCAGACGTCTCTACAGATTTTTTATGCTCAAGAACTGGTGCAGGGTCTGAGCGCACCAGCGGTCTCCGGCAGCTTGACGCCAGAACAAGCGCTGCAACAGCTTCTTTCGGGCACGGGGATTGAGTATTCGCGGCAGGATAATAACGTGACGCTGTCCCGGCCAGCCGCCACGGGCGCAACCGTGTTGGCGCCGGTAACCGTGGACGGTATATATGGCGCAACCACCGAAGGAACCGGCTCCTATACCGTGCGAGAAACAGCTGCCGCGACCGGGCTGAAGTTATCTCCGCGCGAGACCCCTCAGTCCGTTAGCGTCGTCACCCGCCAGGAAATCGAAGATCTCAATCTCACGACGTTGGGCGAATCGTTCAAGAACGTGACCGGCATCGTGACGTCTACGTCTGATGTAGACCGCACCGATATTCATTCGCGCGGATTCTTCGTCGATACCTACCAATATGACGGCGTACCGGTATCGACCAAGAACGACTTTTTTGGCACGTCTAATTTTGACCCTGTTCTATACGACCGCATCGAAGTCGTTCGCGGCGCCACGGGGCTCATGACAGGCGCGGGCAATCCCGGCGCATCGGTCAACCTGGTGCGCAAGCGCGCTTCCAGCAAAGTGTTCACGGGCGCATTGGGCGCGGGCATCGGCTCCTGGGATCACCATCGCGCCACGGTGGATTTGTCGACGCCTCTTAATGCAGAGGGTTCCGTGCGCGGCAGAGTGTCGGGCATGATGGAAGAACGCGATTCCTACCTGGACCGCTACCACACGCGCAACAGAGCCATGCTGGCCACGGTGGAAGCAGACCTGACGGCCAACACGACGCTCAGAATCGGATACGAGCATCAGGCCAAGCGGCCCACCGAAGTGACGTGGGGCGGCCTGCCCATGCTTTACAGCGATGGATCGGCTGCCAGCTGGTCGCGGCATTTCAGCATTGGCGCGGACTGGACCACCTGGAACACCACCAGCGACACGGTTTACGCATCCCTGGACCACCAATTTTCCAATGGCTGGACGCTCACCGCCAATGCCAGCCGGCTCGACAGCAAATACAACTCCAAACTGCTCTACTTGCTGGGCCAGCCCGACCGCGTCACAGGCGAGGGGCTAGGCGCGTTTGCGAACCGCTCCAAGCAAGAATTCGATCAGAACAGCGGCTCTATCCAGGCGTCTGGACCTTTCGAACTCTTCGGCCGTCAACACGAAGCCGTAATCGGACTGATGGGTAGCAACTCCCACTATCGGGCCGGATATTATCCTGTGCTGTCGACGGGACCGATCGGCAATATTTTTGCGTGGGATGGCTCTTATGCCGAGCCGACGTGGGGCGACTTCGGTAGCGTGCCCACGGAGGTGACGCAGCAAACCGCTGTCTACGGCGCTGCCCGCTTCGCCTTGAGCAATTCGCTCAAGCTGATCGTTGGCGGCAGGCAAAACCGCTGGACGCGCGAGAACGGCGCGGACAGCATGAAGCACAACGTATTCACACCTTATGCGGGACTGGTCTACGACTTCAATGAGGTCTATTCGGGTTACGTCAGCTACACGGATATCTTCCAGCCTCAGTCATACCGCGATGCCAGCGGCGGCTTTTTGGACCCGGTTGTCGGCAAGAGCTACGAAACCGGCATCAAGGCGGATTACTTCGAAGGAAAACTGACCACCTCGTTCTCGGTATTCCGTATCAAGCAGGACAACGTGGGGGAGAGAGACGGCGAGAACTTCGTTCCTGGCACGTCTGAATTCGCCTATCGCGGCACCAAAGGCCTGACCAGCGAAGGGTTCGAGTTGCAAGCATCGGGCGAACTGACCGCGGGCTGGCAACTGTCGGCGGGCCTGTCACGTGCCCTGGTCCGCAATCCTGACGGCAG of Achromobacter seleniivolatilans contains these proteins:
- a CDS encoding sigma-70 family RNA polymerase sigma factor, which translates into the protein MPKKGWLAHYRELFGSWRRKHSQDGEDAIQDAVVNMLENGLRGVDDPRAYLSRSTANGLIDRHRRRCVLDFRPLDELAEDEHPCVQDGQTSIYTAELLDALMAALQELPLVCQQVYIRHRLEGWTHAEIALDLGVSRSMVEKHMNRALFHIHERLQKYSPY
- a CDS encoding FecR family protein, with the protein product MHWLTRIQSGDATHEEVDACAAWRRADPEHDRLYRSVEFFWEASRQLPEKKLRTILAQGVAAQSAPLHLSRRRFGFGVAGACVAATAAVVVLPVIFTAAPQYEASVNSRDLGSRKTVLPDGSSLNLNVGTQLNVALYDQQRVVELTSGEVFLSVQPDPARPFIVKAGGTVVTVTGTRFNVRRDDSQVKVAVESGSVSVSAGRWWNKANRNLTAGQSVNVGADGEVSSVATANIANVTAWREGKIVFDNAPLEYAVSEINRYLQHPAKLDAPRLRDYRVAGVFSINDPESMLAALPAIAPVRLQHQPDGRVQILPR
- a CDS encoding TonB-dependent siderophore receptor; this translates as MKTEVLRNARVSRAPLAVGALSISLALALGIAPPQANAQNTAVQVAIPAQPLGKALLQLGRQTSLQIFYAQELVQGLSAPAVSGSLTPEQALQQLLSGTGIEYSRQDNNVTLSRPAATGATVLAPVTVDGIYGATTEGTGSYTVRETAAATGLKLSPRETPQSVSVVTRQEIEDLNLTTLGESFKNVTGIVTSTSDVDRTDIHSRGFFVDTYQYDGVPVSTKNDFFGTSNFDPVLYDRIEVVRGATGLMTGAGNPGASVNLVRKRASSKVFTGALGAGIGSWDHHRATVDLSTPLNAEGSVRGRVSGMMEERDSYLDRYHTRNRAMLATVEADLTANTTLRIGYEHQAKRPTEVTWGGLPMLYSDGSAASWSRHFSIGADWTTWNTTSDTVYASLDHQFSNGWTLTANASRLDSKYNSKLLYLLGQPDRVTGEGLGAFANRSKQEFDQNSGSIQASGPFELFGRQHEAVIGLMGSNSHYRAGYYPVLSTGPIGNIFAWDGSYAEPTWGDFGSVPTEVTQQTAVYGAARFALSNSLKLIVGGRQNRWTRENGADSMKHNVFTPYAGLVYDFNEVYSGYVSYTDIFQPQSYRDASGGFLDPVVGKSYETGIKADYFEGKLTTSFSVFRIKQDNVGERDGENFVPGTSEFAYRGTKGLTSEGFELQASGELTAGWQLSAGLSRALVRNPDGSRYTPYRPQNLAHLFTTYRVPGTSGKLTVGGGMQWRSAVYIDQTTSRGVKARREQGSVMVANLMANYRFTPNLSAQLNVSNLLDKKYFNLTGDGQGFYGSPTKTMLTVKYAF